A genomic segment from Candidatus Krumholzibacteriia bacterium encodes:
- a CDS encoding ECF-type sigma factor — translation MLHSVPYGAPPTSRGRSGFGGADSGRICYDFTMEDAARARVTQLLRRLEDETEARTRLSEEIFALVYDELHRTARSLMARERVDHTLQPTALVHEAYIRLVDTGGSGAADRAHFLGIAARCMRQILVDHARSHRAEKRGGDQQRVTLVEELITDEGRELELLLLDDALRRLTELDERGAKVAEMRLFGGMTIDEIAEALGVSKRTVDGDWAAARRWLARELGDDEKGS, via the coding sequence ATGCTCCACTCCGTCCCCTACGGCGCGCCCCCCACGAGTCGTGGGCGGAGCGGCTTCGGAGGCGCCGATTCGGGGAGGATCTGCTACGATTTCACCATGGAAGATGCCGCCCGCGCCCGTGTGACCCAGCTCCTGCGCCGTCTCGAGGACGAGACCGAGGCCCGTACCCGGTTGAGCGAAGAGATCTTCGCACTCGTCTACGACGAGCTGCACCGGACCGCGCGCAGCCTCATGGCGCGGGAGCGCGTCGACCACACCCTCCAACCGACGGCTCTCGTGCACGAGGCGTACATCCGCCTGGTCGACACGGGGGGATCGGGCGCGGCCGACCGGGCGCACTTCCTGGGAATCGCGGCGCGCTGCATGCGTCAGATCCTCGTCGACCATGCCCGCTCGCACCGTGCCGAGAAGCGGGGCGGCGATCAGCAGCGGGTGACCCTGGTCGAGGAGCTGATCACCGACGAGGGCCGCGAGTTGGAGTTGCTGCTGCTCGACGATGCTCTCCGTCGCCTCACGGAACTCGATGAGCGCGGCGCGAAGGTGGCCGAGATGCGCCTGTTCGGAGGAATGACCATCGACGAGATCGCCGAGGCACTGGGAGTCTCGAAGCGCACCGTCGACGGCGACTGGGCGGCTGCACGGCGCTGGCTCGCCCGTGAACTCGGCGACGACGAGAAGGGGAGCTAG